A DNA window from Molothrus ater isolate BHLD 08-10-18 breed brown headed cowbird chromosome 2, BPBGC_Mater_1.1, whole genome shotgun sequence contains the following coding sequences:
- the KCTD4 gene encoding BTB/POZ domain-containing protein KCTD4: MERKGSRRENECEEKNSNSESSKLDKDYKTSLITLNVGGYLYITQKQTLTKYPDSFLEGIINGRIMCPFDADGHYFIDRDGLLFRHILNFLRNGELLLPEGFRENQLLAQEAEFFQLKVLSEAVKSRWEKEQLASRETTFLEITDSHDRSQGLRIFCNAPEFIAKIKSRIVLVSKSRLDGFPEEFSVSSNIIQFKYFIKSENGTRLVLKEDNTFVCTLETLKFEAIMTALKCGFRLLTSLDCSRGSIVHSDALHFIK; this comes from the coding sequence atggagagaaaaggaagcaggagagaaaatgaatgcgaagaaaaaaacagcaactCTGAAAGCTCCAAGCTAGACAAGGACTACAAAACGTCTCTGATCACTCTGAATGTCGGTGGTTATCTATATATCACACAAAAACAGACACTAACCAAGTATCCAGATTCTTTCCTGGAGGGGATCATAAATGGAAGAATAATGTGCCCATTTGATGCAGACGGTCATTACTTCATAGACAGAGATGGACTCCTTTTTAGACACATCCTCAACTTCCTACGGAACGGAGAACTTCTTCTACCAGAGGGGTTTCGAGAAAATCAACTTTTGGCACAAGAAGCCGAATTTTTCCAGCTTAAGGTACTCTCAGAGGCAGTGAAATCAAGGTGGGAGAAGGAACAGCTAGCATCCCGAGAGACTACTTTCCTGGAAATAACTGACAGCCACGACCGTTCACAAGGACTTAGAATCTTTTGTAATGCTCCCGAAttcattgcaaaaataaaatccagaattGTACTGGTGTCCAAAAGCAGGCTGGATGGATTTCCAGAGGAGTTTTCAGTATCTTCAAATATTATTCAATTCAAGTACTTCATAAAGTCTGAAAACGGTACACGACTGGTACTGAAGGAGGACAATACCTTTGTCTGCACCCTGGAAACTCTTAAATTTGAGGCTATAATGACAGCTTTAAAATGTGGATTTAGACTGCTGACCAGTCTGGACTGTTCAAGAGGGTCGATTGTTCACAGTGATGCACTGCATTTTATCAAGTAA